The nucleotide window TATACTGCAGAGTAGGAAGAGGGAATACGACCAAGCATCTGTACTGTAGCTGCAGTGCAAGATCAAAACAAGAACGAACCACCAACTCAAACCATTCCCCAACCCCTGATCACTTCGTATCAATGCGTAATCATGCTGCCCCCTCCATCGCAGCAAAAATAGGTACCTGACGCCGCTAATGTGACGGTTCCCGGGTCTCGCTCACTCCGTTTGAGCCACTCAACAGCTCGTGTCACCCTCCTTCTTCGCGATCCACCGTCAATCTCATTGGTTCTAGCCTCTGTTTCTCCCTCCCTCTCTCGCTCCCTTTTAATTGCATTGCGCGCTTCTGCATGTACCTCACCTTGCGGCAAGTACCTATTCCCGCCTACTAACGCACGCATTAACCCCCGTCGCCCGTTTCCatttcttttccttggcactttgacttcttcaacaacatcgatTCATCGCAGACTTTACGTCGACCGTTTGTCCTTTTAATCGGTCAGATCGACTCACACTCTTTGACTGCTCGGTCAGTTTACGATAAATTCCACAGATTTATCGATATTTCGACGAAGCCCTCGCTGGGCGCGTCTATCGCTCGTTCCCGTCGATTTCCATCGCTCGCTCTCAACCTCGCTCGCTTCATTTCACTCGCATTCGCCCACGATGAAGTCCATTTTTTCAACCGGCGCCGTTGCGCTTTTGGCCTCAACGGGTTTCGTTAACGCCCAGTCGCCTTATAGCATTGCATCCACAGGTGCGGTCCCCCAACGGTTGGCTCGGAGGTAAACAGACATTAACTTTAGCAACAGCCGACATCAAGAAGTCAGCCAAGCAACTCGCTGCTGACTTGATCACATACTACCACGGAAACGACCCTGGCGGTATTCCTGGTATTCTGCCTGGTCCTCCTCCCAATGGTGACTACTACTGGTGGGAAGGTGGTGCTATGTGGGGGACGTATATGGATTACTGGAAGTGCACCGGCGATTCTACCTACAACAAATTGGTGATGCAGGCCATGCAGTTCCAAGTCGGCGATGATCAGGACTACCAACCCGCCAACGTTACTCTGTCCCTCGGAAACGACGATCAAGGCTTCTGGGGAATGTCCGCCATGTTGGCTGCTGAGCTGGACTTCCCCAACCCTGCTTCAGACCAGCCTGGATGGCTTGCCCTCGCTCAGGCCGTTTTCAACACTCAGGCCAATCCTGATCGACATGACAGCACTTGCAACGGTGGTCTTCGATGGCAAATTCCTCGAACTAACAACGGTTACGACTACAAGAACAGTCAGCGCCCCTCTTGAGATATTTACCTTGATCGACTCTGTACTAACTTCTAAAAGGTATTGCTAACGGatgcttcttcaacttgggTGCCCGACTTGCTCGCTACACTGGCAATAAGACTTATTCCGACTGGGCTGAGAAGACCTGGGACTGGATGGAGGGCGTCGGTTTCCTTGACCCTACCACTTATAAGATTTATGACGGTGCTCATGTCGGAACTAACTGTACcgatatcaacaaggctCAGTTCTCTTATAACTCTGGTGTCTTCCTCCAAGGCGCTGCTTTCATGTACAACCATGTAAGTCGGCCTAAACATGATATTAATGACAATTCACTGACTTCTTCAGACCAATGGTGAGCAGAAATGGAAGGACCGTGTAAGCAAATTGGTCGACGCTACTATCAGCAACTTCTTCCCCAAGGATATCGCTGTGGAGATTGCCTGCGAGAACCACGGCACCTGCACCACCGATATGTACTCATTCAAGGGCTACGTCCACCGTTGGATGTCTCAGGCAACACATCTCGCTCCCTTTATCAAGCCAAAGATTCTTCCTGTTCTCCAGACATCAACCGAAGCTGCCATCAAGCAATGTACTGGAGGAGACACAAAGCGTGTTTGCGGCTTTAAGTGGGCCAGCGGTGTCTATGATGGCAAGACAGGTGCCGGTCAGCAGATGAACGTCCTTGCTGCCGTTTCGTCTCTCCTCATGGAGAACACACCTCCTCCTGTCACGGCCAAGACTGGAGGTACCTCCAAGGGTAACCCCAACGCCGGCAATGTCGGAGACGGCAAGATTGATAGGACCTACAAGCCTTTAACCACTGCAGACAGGGCTGGTGCTGGTATCATCACTTTCTTGGTTCTGTCCTTCGCATGCGGCATCTTCGGCTGGATGAGCATGGGCAAATAGATGATCTTTCTCGGTTTCTGAATATGCCGAAAGACGAAGTCCGGCATGCACAATTGTGCTTCTTTTGCAGCCTTGTATTTGGAATCTGAAGAAATGATCTTTGGGGCGTTGGATGGAGTATACTTGACCTAAATAGCCTGGTAGGCTGGATATCTATTCTCTAAATGTTATAATGTTTTACCATTTACTCTGTGCCTTGCAACTAGTGAGAACAGTCGCACAATTCTACTAATGTTCAGAGGCCCAAACACTTTGCTATATAACTAGCGACCGACACAAGcacatcaacaacatggtTTGATTGACCGAATTGAGCATTTACTGGATTGTTGATGGATTTTCGTCATGACCACGCGGCTCTTATTTGAGAAACTGGGTCATAGAATCGATATCACAGCACAATAGAGTTTGACAAAAGTCGGTATGTTTTGCACCGTGCTTGCGCAGATCCTGATAATCTCCATAGAATATCTCGCTTCTGGATATTCGGCAATTTGATCACTGCTATGAAACGGAGGCAGTATGAGAATATGACTTGATGCTTTAACGGTCACCTTGAAACGTCAATGGTTCGGGCTTGATATGATTGGTGATGGGGTTGTGCCATTGTGGGACTGAGACAAGCTGTCTTTCTCTTAACAGGTCTTATAACACCGAGGAGAAGCCTTGAAAGAATGATGAGTGCCTCTTCGAATGCCAGCTGTCATTGTAGAGCATCGTCGCGAGGTCCAATAGTGGGGTGAAACTCTCTTTCTCAAAAATCTCCAGAGGCGTTGACAAACTGGCACATGACCGACTACAGTGTCTCTAGTGCCACTTCGGAACGACAGCAACATGCCACATCAAGATCACGGCCATGTTTATATTGAAAGATGGCATGGCATGAAGCGAACATAGGCGCCCTATACTCACGAAACACTTCGAAATTGGACAATGTATAAGCGATGTTTTCGGAATACTCGGAAAGTCGGAAAGTTCGGTGTTGATGAAGTGCTCTCTTACTCGTCCTGTCTATTTTTACATACAGAATAGTCTATTCAGATGGAGCATATCCGTTTTGGAACAagatctggggaagagaCGTGGGCCAAGCAGGGCTCGGATCTGATAACATGGGGAGCTTCGAGATCTCGGTCAGAGCATAGCACAAGTTGGTAAGACGATAGGATATCAACGTTTCTATCTCGTAAAAGATGGGAATTGGGTCTCGAAAACGAGAAAGACCATTGTTCAGTCAAGATTTGAGGGACACAACCTAGATCTAAGGCGGGAGTGGCCGTTGCTAGCCTGTTGTCTCTAAAGATCTTGGGTGCAGATGTGGTAACTTTCCTTGGGTGTTTGTACATCAGACTGAGGTCATGTTTGTGTTTCTGAAGTGGAGAGCTGTTACAGCCAACTGCTCTATAGACTCCAAACTCACGATGCATGGCTTGGAGTCTATTGATCACCCTGATCGACTTGTCTCAGAGTCTCAAGGTCTCACCACCAAAAGGGCCCATTCAATTACAGAGTCCCATTGACAACGTGTTCTGTTACACTTCCCCTCATGACGACGACATCACAAGGCAAAATTGCAAGGAATTATCTGGTCTGGGTCTGGGTTGTAATATCCAATATCCAAAGCAcgtcgtcgtcttccaaGATGACGCTAATGCAAAGACGTCCTAGTCGTGGATCCTTACATCCCTGCATTGACCAATAGCTTGGGGGTAGTGCATTTCTATGGGGTAATTTTTACATACTAAAAACTCTAGACAATCCAGGAACACAATTTGGTAAAAATCTGGGGGGACCGCGTGACAGCGCCATTTCTCTGGGCAAGGAACAGCTTTGGATCACACGCACAGTGGTTGCCGTTAACTGCAAAGCGTAATTGCCCAAGAATGTCAGGAGACGAGAAAAAGCTCTGACTTTTTTGCCTTCAAGTTCCTAGATTGGCGGAGTATTAGCTCGTTGGGTCATCAAGTCTCCTGTTTGGCGGCTATGGGTTGAGGGAGTGGCGGGTATTGACATGACGATCTAAAATGCGGGGAGAAGCGAAGGaacaagagagaaaagaaggaagaaaaaaaatcTAAAGATGGGTCCATTTGTGGGGTGAGCTCAAAAGTATCAGGAATTGCGTTGTTGTGCTGTGTTtgtttggcttggcttggctgaagGTAGGTCACCTTGTCCAAGGTAAGGTTGTGCTTTGGCCCCCTTGAATAAGCTTGAGTCGTGGTATAACTACCCAAGCTCTTCCCATCATGACAacctctctttctcttctcaagctctACTTACTCTTGACGATCCAATCTACAACTTGACATTGAATCAATTATatcctcttctcatcctcaacactGAGAAATCATCACAACTTACAACCCACCTCACTTACACAACCACAACCAGAACCACAATGCCCAGCTACATCCTCACTGAGCCCTCTCCCTCCACAAACGTCTTCGTACGTTCCGGCCGCGGCGGCTACGGCAACATCTCTCGTGCCTCAAAAGACacaacatcctcctcaaccCGCACCGTCGTGACCCCCAGTACAACCACAAAAACCACAACTACTACTACTCCCTCACGCCGCTTCTTCAGCGGCATCGGCGGAGCTGGCAACGTCCACCGCGCAAGCGAGCAACCCTCTGTGTCTCTTGACGACGAGTACGACCGCATTGCCGCCCGTGACCAAATGGCAGCTGGACATGTCGGCATTGGCGGCGCCGGCAATGTGTTCCATCGCAAGGATAGCGATGCCGGCTCTGATGCTAGCGACAGCAGCTCTATGAGCTCCAAGACGAAGCTTTGGGCTCGTGTTAGCAGCACTTTCAGCCGAGACTGAACAACAAAACATAAGAAAAGAACGATCGAGGGTGTTTGTACGAAAAGATATGAATTAGCGACTGGCGTTGATGGGATTTGATATTTGGACG belongs to Fusarium oxysporum Fo47 chromosome V, complete sequence and includes:
- a CDS encoding glycoside hydrolase → MKSIFSTGAVALLASTGFVNAQSPYSIASTADIKKSAKQLAADLITYYHGNDPGGIPGILPGPPPNGDYYWWEGGAMWGTYMDYWKCTGDSTYNKLVMQAMQFQVGDDQDYQPANVTLSLGNDDQGFWGMSAMLAAELDFPNPASDQPGWLALAQAVFNTQANPDRHDSTCNGGLRWQIPRTNNGYDYKNSIANGCFFNLGARLARYTGNKTYSDWAEKTWDWMEGVGFLDPTTYKIYDGAHVGTNCTDINKAQFSYNSGVFLQGAAFMYNHTNGEQKWKDRVSKLVDATISNFFPKDIAVEIACENHGTCTTDMYSFKGYVHRWMSQATHLAPFIKPKILPVLQTSTEAAIKQCTGGDTKRVCGFKWASGVYDGKTGAGQQMNVLAAVSSLLMENTPPPVTAKTGGTSKGNPNAGNVGDGKIDRTYKPLTTADRAGAGIITFLVLSFACGIFGWMSMGK